From a region of the Latilactobacillus sakei genome:
- a CDS encoding phosphoribosylformylglycinamidine synthase subunit PurL, with the protein MVNNPTATEIQQTKLYQQWGLTDSEYELICTKILKRLPNYTETGLFSVMWSEHCSYKNSKPILKKFPTNGPHVLQGPGEGAGILDIGDGQAVVFKAESHNHPSAVEPYEGAATGVGGIIRDIFSMGATPIAILDSLRFGELNDNQTKYLVQEVVAGIGGYGNCIGIPTVGGEISFDPCYQANPLVNAMCVGLIEQKDIQQGKARGAGNSVLYVGAKTGRDGIHGATFASDEFAEGKATQRSAVQVGDPFMEKLLMDACLALILQHSDWLVGIQDMGAAGLVSSTAEMAAKAGTGMILDLDQVPQRETDMSAYEIMLSESQERMALCVKAGYEEQVIALFKGYDLDAVRIGEVTTKEQYQLWHQGQLVADLPVAALTDAAPVYHKAQAKPERLATFAAQAPYVPNITDTQATWLALLKQPTIADKSSFYRHYDAQVKTNTVVLPGSDAAVVRIRGTQKALAMTTDCNGRYLYLDPHVGGQIAVAEAARNIVAAGGQPLGITDCLNYGNPEKPAVFWEFDQSAQGIAAACAAFGTPVISGNVSLYNEFNGEAIYPTPMIGMVGLIRDIKDITTQDFKQADDLIYLIGETDDHYAGSELQKMQQGAISGQLGHFSLTTEKANQDLVLHAIQQGLIASAHDLAEGGLAVALSEATFKRGLGYHVQVDLASRQLFAETQSRFIVTVKAVDQAAFEQLSHQSAQLIGRVTAEPVMHIQTKDETIALTVEAAKDAWEAALPCLMKSEA; encoded by the coding sequence ATGGTGAATAATCCAACGGCAACTGAGATTCAACAAACCAAGTTATACCAACAATGGGGCTTAACCGATAGTGAATACGAATTGATTTGTACTAAAATCTTAAAACGATTGCCAAATTACACAGAGACGGGCCTTTTCTCGGTTATGTGGAGTGAACATTGTTCGTATAAAAACTCCAAACCGATTCTTAAAAAATTTCCAACGAATGGCCCCCACGTGCTACAAGGACCCGGTGAGGGGGCTGGGATTTTAGATATTGGTGATGGTCAAGCTGTTGTTTTCAAGGCGGAAAGTCATAATCATCCCTCTGCTGTTGAACCTTATGAAGGGGCCGCTACTGGGGTCGGTGGGATTATCCGCGACATTTTTTCAATGGGTGCAACGCCGATCGCCATTCTAGACAGTTTGCGGTTTGGGGAACTCAATGATAATCAAACCAAGTATCTGGTCCAGGAAGTGGTTGCTGGGATTGGCGGTTATGGTAATTGTATTGGGATTCCAACCGTCGGCGGGGAAATCAGCTTTGATCCATGCTATCAAGCCAATCCACTGGTGAATGCGATGTGTGTTGGTTTGATTGAACAAAAAGATATTCAACAAGGTAAAGCGCGAGGGGCTGGCAATAGTGTGTTGTATGTCGGCGCCAAAACGGGCCGCGATGGGATTCATGGGGCCACCTTTGCATCGGATGAATTTGCAGAAGGGAAAGCAACCCAACGCTCAGCGGTTCAAGTCGGCGATCCATTCATGGAGAAATTATTGATGGATGCTTGCTTAGCATTAATTTTGCAACATTCAGATTGGTTAGTCGGGATTCAAGATATGGGCGCCGCCGGGTTAGTTTCATCAACTGCCGAAATGGCGGCTAAAGCGGGGACCGGGATGATTTTAGACCTGGACCAAGTCCCGCAACGTGAAACCGATATGTCCGCTTATGAAATCATGTTATCCGAATCGCAAGAACGGATGGCTTTATGTGTTAAGGCCGGTTATGAAGAGCAAGTGATTGCCTTATTTAAAGGTTACGACTTAGATGCCGTTCGGATTGGTGAAGTGACAACCAAAGAACAATACCAACTATGGCACCAAGGCCAATTGGTCGCTGATTTACCAGTAGCGGCCTTAACGGATGCCGCACCGGTCTATCATAAGGCCCAAGCAAAACCAGAACGCTTAGCAACTTTTGCCGCCCAAGCGCCTTATGTACCCAATATAACGGACACTCAGGCAACTTGGTTGGCACTATTGAAACAACCAACAATCGCAGATAAAAGTTCATTCTATCGCCACTATGATGCCCAAGTAAAAACCAATACCGTTGTTTTACCAGGGAGCGATGCAGCCGTAGTGCGGATTCGTGGGACCCAAAAGGCGCTTGCGATGACGACTGACTGTAACGGCCGCTATCTTTATCTAGATCCCCACGTGGGCGGTCAAATCGCAGTCGCTGAAGCTGCTCGAAATATTGTCGCTGCTGGTGGACAACCGCTAGGGATTACGGATTGTTTGAATTACGGTAATCCTGAAAAACCAGCTGTTTTCTGGGAATTTGATCAGAGCGCCCAAGGAATTGCTGCGGCTTGTGCGGCTTTTGGCACCCCAGTGATTTCGGGAAACGTCTCACTATATAACGAATTTAACGGAGAAGCGATTTACCCCACACCAATGATTGGGATGGTCGGTTTAATTCGAGATATCAAAGACATTACCACGCAAGATTTTAAGCAAGCTGATGATTTAATTTATTTGATTGGTGAAACTGACGATCATTATGCTGGTAGTGAATTACAAAAAATGCAACAAGGGGCTATTTCGGGCCAACTGGGGCACTTCTCGCTAACTACGGAAAAAGCTAACCAGGACCTTGTTTTACACGCGATTCAACAGGGCTTAATTGCCAGTGCACATGATTTAGCAGAAGGTGGCTTAGCAGTGGCCCTTTCTGAAGCAACCTTCAAGCGAGGTTTGGGGTATCACGTACAAGTAGATTTGGCTAGTCGTCAATTATTTGCCGAAACGCAATCGCGATTTATTGTGACGGTTAAAGCGGTCGACCAAGCTGCTTTTGAACAGCTTAGCCACCAATCAGCTCAATTGATTGGTCGGGTAACGGCTGAACCGGTGATGCATATTCAAACGAAAGATGAAACGATTGCCTTGACCGTTGAAGCGGCCAAGGATGCTTGGGAGGCGGCTTTACCATGCTTAATGAAATCAGAAGCTTAA
- a CDS encoding amidophosphoribosyltransferase, with protein sequence MLNEIRSLNEECGVFGVWGHPDANQLAYFGLHSLQHRGQEGAGIVTNDHGQLLGYRDRGLLADVFRNPENLAQLTGEAAIGHVRYATAGSHGLENIQPFLFDFADGQFALAHNGNLTNAVTLRRQLEAEGAILKSSSDSEILMHLIRRAAGSDLHTKLKTALNQIHGGFAYVLLTQDSLIAMLDPNGFRPLSIGQMANGAYVVASETCALNAVEATFIRDVQPGEIVTIDRDGLHADFFTTETTHSICSMEYIYFARPDSDICGINVHAARKRMGKRLAVETGVEADMVIGVPNSSLSAASGYAEASGLPYEMGLVKNQYVGRTFIQPTQALREQGVNRKLAVVKSVVAGKRIVLVDDSIVRGTTSKHIVKRLKEAGALEVHLRVASPPLKYPCFYGIDIQTREELIAARQSVAQMCETIGADSLAFLSQEGLIDAIGLHQDAPYSGLCMAYFNGDYPTPLYDYEADYQASLKQDKE encoded by the coding sequence ATGCTTAATGAAATCAGAAGCTTAAATGAAGAATGTGGTGTCTTTGGGGTTTGGGGCCATCCAGATGCCAATCAATTAGCTTATTTTGGCCTCCATAGTCTCCAACACCGCGGGCAAGAAGGGGCGGGAATCGTTACTAATGATCATGGTCAATTACTAGGTTATCGCGATCGTGGTTTATTAGCTGATGTTTTCCGGAACCCAGAAAACTTAGCCCAATTAACCGGCGAAGCAGCGATCGGCCACGTTCGGTATGCAACCGCCGGCAGCCATGGTCTTGAAAATATTCAACCTTTTTTGTTTGACTTTGCCGATGGTCAATTTGCGTTAGCGCATAACGGTAATTTAACCAACGCGGTTACGTTACGGCGTCAATTGGAAGCCGAGGGTGCCATTTTAAAATCTAGTTCTGATTCAGAAATTTTAATGCATCTGATTCGGCGGGCGGCTGGTTCGGATTTACACACTAAGCTTAAAACGGCTCTCAACCAAATTCACGGGGGTTTTGCTTACGTTTTATTAACACAGGATTCCTTGATTGCAATGCTTGATCCTAATGGTTTTCGACCATTATCGATTGGGCAAATGGCCAATGGGGCGTACGTCGTTGCCAGTGAAACGTGTGCGCTGAATGCGGTCGAAGCGACTTTTATTCGGGACGTCCAACCCGGTGAAATCGTGACAATTGATCGAGATGGCTTGCATGCGGATTTCTTTACGACCGAAACGACCCATTCAATTTGTTCGATGGAATATATCTATTTCGCCCGACCAGATTCTGATATTTGTGGGATTAATGTCCACGCGGCACGCAAGCGAATGGGAAAACGATTGGCGGTGGAAACGGGCGTTGAGGCTGATATGGTGATTGGGGTGCCTAACTCATCACTTTCCGCAGCAAGCGGGTATGCAGAAGCTAGTGGCCTGCCGTATGAAATGGGCTTGGTTAAAAACCAATATGTCGGTCGAACCTTTATTCAACCGACGCAAGCACTGCGGGAGCAAGGTGTTAATCGCAAGTTAGCGGTTGTTAAAAGTGTTGTGGCGGGTAAACGCATTGTGTTAGTTGACGATTCAATTGTTCGTGGCACCACGAGCAAGCATATTGTTAAGCGGCTAAAAGAAGCTGGGGCGCTAGAAGTGCATTTACGTGTTGCTTCACCGCCATTGAAATACCCGTGTTTTTACGGGATTGACATTCAAACGCGCGAAGAATTAATTGCGGCGCGCCAAAGTGTCGCTCAAATGTGTGAAACAATCGGTGCCGATTCGTTGGCCTTTTTGAGTCAAGAAGGCTTGATTGATGCGATTGGCTTACACCAAGATGCACCGTATTCGGGGTTATGTATGGCGTATTTTAACGGCGATTATCCAACGCCGCTATACGATTATGAAGCAGATTATCAAGCGAGTTTAAAACAAGATAAGGAGTAA
- a CDS encoding phosphoribosylformylglycinamidine cyclo-ligase, with the protein MTDAYQKAGVDVTAGYEVVARIQKKVGADNHNIGSFGGQYALEIAQYQKPVLVSSTDGVGTKLMVAFAANQHATIGIDCVAMCVNDIIAQGAQPLYFLDYLATGKTDPDKIEQIVAGVLEGCKQANMALIGGETAEMPGMYAAKHYDVAGFAVGIAEQDALVTGETIQAGDVLIGVASSGIHSNGYSLVRKIFFEQNDLTVASQLPELPGKPLGDWLLTPTKIYVEDLQPLLQQRVIKGAAHITGGGFIENVPRMLPTDLAAHLTLGSWPVLPIFKALQQYGQLAEMAMYNIFNMGIGMVLAVAPAAAPTVLAHLNAKQEQAYQIGTVQKRQQAAVELVAAK; encoded by the coding sequence ATGACAGATGCATACCAAAAAGCGGGCGTTGATGTGACGGCTGGTTACGAAGTTGTTGCCCGGATTCAAAAGAAAGTAGGAGCTGATAATCACAATATTGGCAGTTTCGGCGGACAATACGCGCTAGAAATAGCCCAGTATCAAAAGCCAGTGTTGGTCTCGAGTACGGATGGTGTTGGTACGAAATTGATGGTGGCTTTTGCAGCTAATCAACATGCCACCATCGGGATTGATTGTGTGGCGATGTGTGTCAATGACATCATCGCGCAAGGTGCACAGCCGTTATACTTCTTAGACTATTTAGCGACTGGTAAAACTGATCCGGATAAGATTGAACAAATCGTCGCTGGTGTGCTCGAAGGTTGCAAGCAAGCCAATATGGCTTTAATTGGCGGTGAAACGGCCGAAATGCCTGGTATGTATGCGGCTAAGCATTATGACGTTGCCGGTTTTGCGGTGGGGATTGCTGAACAAGATGCGCTTGTGACCGGTGAAACGATTCAAGCCGGCGACGTTCTGATTGGAGTGGCGTCTAGCGGCATCCATTCGAATGGCTATTCATTGGTTCGCAAAATCTTTTTTGAGCAAAATGATTTGACGGTGGCCAGTCAATTACCTGAATTACCTGGCAAACCACTAGGTGATTGGTTATTAACGCCGACCAAGATTTACGTTGAAGATTTACAGCCGCTACTGCAACAACGGGTGATTAAAGGCGCTGCGCATATCACAGGTGGCGGTTTTATTGAAAACGTCCCGCGGATGTTACCGACTGATTTAGCGGCGCACTTAACGTTGGGCAGTTGGCCGGTTTTGCCGATTTTTAAAGCCTTACAACAATATGGCCAACTCGCTGAAATGGCGATGTATAACATCTTTAATATGGGGATTGGGATGGTCTTGGCGGTTGCGCCAGCAGCAGCCCCGACCGTTTTAGCACACTTGAATGCCAAGCAGGAACAAGCTTATCAGATTGGGACCGTTCAAAAACGGCAACAAGCGGCGGTTGAATTGGTGGCGGCCAAATGA
- a CDS encoding phosphoribosylglycinamide formyltransferase, translating into MRVAIFASGTGSNFEAIADNQRLQQAGLEIVQLVCDRPQAAVIEKAHRREVPVTVLAPRQFENRQAYEQAVVAQLAPLAIDYIILAGYMRIITPVLLGAYPQRIINIHPALLPAFPGIHGIEDAYHAKVSETGVTVHYIDEGVDTGPIIAQATVPVKTTDTLATLEARVHAVEHQLYPAVIYDLIQKNN; encoded by the coding sequence ATGAGAGTGGCAATTTTTGCATCTGGTACAGGGAGTAACTTCGAAGCGATTGCTGATAATCAACGCTTACAACAAGCGGGCCTTGAAATTGTCCAACTGGTTTGCGATCGCCCGCAAGCAGCTGTGATTGAAAAGGCGCACCGGCGGGAGGTACCGGTGACGGTTTTGGCACCACGTCAGTTTGAAAATCGTCAAGCTTACGAGCAAGCAGTCGTTGCCCAGTTGGCACCTTTGGCAATCGATTATATTATCTTGGCGGGTTACATGCGAATTATCACGCCTGTTTTACTGGGGGCTTATCCGCAGCGGATTATTAATATCCATCCGGCATTGTTACCGGCTTTTCCGGGGATTCATGGGATTGAAGACGCATACCATGCCAAGGTGAGTGAAACCGGCGTGACGGTCCACTATATCGATGAAGGCGTGGACACAGGGCCAATCATCGCCCAAGCAACCGTTCCGGTGAAAACAACGGATACGTTAGCAACACTAGAAGCACGCGTTCACGCGGTCGAACATCAATTATATCCAGCTGTGATTTATGATTTAATTCAAAAAAATAATTAA
- the purH gene encoding bifunctional phosphoribosylaminoimidazolecarboxamide formyltransferase/inosine monophosphate cyclohydrolase (involved in de novo purine biosynthesis), whose product MKRALISVSDKTGIVAFAQGLVAADFEIISTGGTFSALEKAGVSVTPIDEVTHFPEMLDGRVKTLHPNIHGGLLAKRDEPTHMAALVEHEITPIDLVCVNLYPFKETIQKPAITQAQAIEQIDIGGPSMLRSAAKNFKSVYVVVDQADYDETLAQLQQDDVTYRRHLAAKAFRHTAAYDSLIASYLSDADAVEFPEKLSLTYDFKQALRYGENAHQKAAFYQSALPSAFSIASAHQLHGKELSYNNIKDADAAIKVAAEFSEPCVVAMKHMNPCGVGLGKTIYDAWQKAFAADSVSIFGGIIALNREVDVQTANALHDLFLEIVIAPSFAPEALAILEKKKNIRLMTLDFEQAAKADRFETVSVLGGLLVQERDRLTDQASELKPVTTKVPTEAEKEALLFAQRVVKHVKSNAIVVATKDQTLGIGAGQMNRVGSVKIALEQALANGMQAPFVLASDAFFPMDDSVAYAAEHGITAIIQPGGSIKDQDSIDMADQKGVSMVFTNRRHFKH is encoded by the coding sequence ATGAAAAGAGCATTGATTAGCGTTTCAGACAAAACGGGTATTGTGGCATTTGCCCAAGGATTAGTAGCGGCAGATTTTGAAATCATTTCAACCGGTGGCACTTTTAGCGCCTTGGAAAAAGCGGGTGTGTCAGTGACACCCATTGATGAAGTGACTCATTTTCCTGAAATGTTAGACGGCCGGGTTAAAACCCTCCATCCCAATATCCACGGTGGCCTATTGGCTAAACGCGATGAACCAACGCATATGGCGGCACTTGTTGAACACGAGATTACGCCGATTGATCTGGTCTGTGTTAACCTTTATCCCTTTAAAGAAACGATTCAAAAACCGGCGATTACCCAGGCCCAAGCGATTGAACAAATTGATATTGGTGGCCCATCAATGTTGCGTTCAGCCGCTAAAAACTTCAAGTCAGTATATGTCGTGGTGGATCAAGCCGACTACGACGAAACATTGGCGCAATTGCAACAAGACGATGTGACTTACCGCCGTCATTTAGCCGCTAAAGCCTTCCGGCATACGGCTGCCTACGATAGCTTGATTGCCAGCTATCTGTCAGATGCTGATGCGGTTGAGTTTCCTGAAAAACTTTCCTTAACATACGACTTCAAACAAGCATTACGATATGGCGAAAATGCCCATCAAAAAGCCGCTTTTTACCAAAGCGCCTTGCCAAGCGCTTTTTCAATTGCCTCTGCCCACCAATTGCACGGAAAAGAATTGTCCTATAACAATATTAAGGATGCAGATGCGGCGATTAAAGTCGCTGCGGAATTCAGCGAACCTTGCGTAGTGGCGATGAAGCACATGAATCCGTGTGGTGTTGGGTTGGGGAAAACTATCTACGATGCGTGGCAAAAAGCTTTTGCGGCCGATTCGGTTTCAATTTTTGGCGGGATCATTGCCTTGAACCGCGAAGTGGATGTTCAAACAGCCAACGCTTTGCATGACTTATTCTTGGAAATTGTCATTGCCCCCAGTTTTGCGCCAGAAGCATTAGCAATCCTTGAAAAGAAAAAGAATATCCGGTTGATGACACTTGATTTTGAACAAGCCGCCAAAGCAGATCGTTTCGAAACCGTTTCGGTCTTAGGCGGTCTATTGGTTCAAGAAAGAGATCGCTTAACCGATCAAGCATCCGAATTGAAGCCGGTTACCACTAAAGTGCCAACGGAAGCTGAAAAAGAAGCGCTCCTATTTGCGCAACGTGTGGTGAAACACGTCAAGAGTAACGCGATTGTTGTCGCAACTAAAGATCAAACGTTAGGCATTGGCGCCGGTCAGATGAACCGGGTTGGCTCGGTTAAAATTGCGTTGGAACAAGCATTAGCTAACGGCATGCAAGCACCGTTTGTGTTAGCATCAGATGCCTTCTTCCCAATGGACGATAGTGTGGCATACGCTGCTGAACATGGTATCACAGCGATTATTCAACCTGGTGGTTCGATTAAAGATCAAGATTCAATCGACATGGCGGACCAAAAAGGGGTCAGCATGGTCTTTACAAATCGTCGTCATTTTAAACATTAA
- a CDS encoding phosphoribosylamine--glycine ligase, with amino-acid sequence MDILVIGSGAREHTLARELLKSEQVEQVYCLPGNPGMQLDQIKTAAIDVDDFEQLIVFAKEQAVAYTIVGPEQPLVAGIVDAFQAAGLAIFGPTKQAAALEGSKTFAKEIMAQAKVPTAQYQTVTNESEALSALEGRSLPIVIKADGLAAGKGVVIAESLADGLAAVRRFFKQGRRQILIEDYLVGEEFSLMALVADNQVYPLPIAQDHKRAFEGDRGPNTGGMGAYCPVPQISDQMVQTAVETIIKPMVATMAANGTPFTGVLYAGLIATATGIKVIEFNVRFGDPETQVVLPRLQSDLAQVFQQLLTHQQPILDWQAAGVTLGVVVAAKGYPNQAPAIFQLAPSARFKVANSQFSFAGVAATTGGLMSSGGRLYTAVYTAPTMAQARVQIEADLQSVANPQSFYRRDIGFKSQI; translated from the coding sequence ATGGATATCTTGGTGATTGGCAGTGGTGCGCGTGAGCATACACTGGCACGTGAACTACTAAAAAGTGAACAAGTTGAACAGGTCTATTGCTTGCCCGGAAATCCGGGGATGCAATTGGATCAGATAAAAACGGCCGCAATTGACGTCGATGATTTTGAGCAGTTAATTGTGTTTGCAAAAGAACAGGCGGTGGCTTATACCATCGTTGGGCCAGAACAACCGTTAGTCGCCGGGATTGTAGATGCGTTTCAAGCGGCGGGCTTAGCAATTTTTGGCCCGACGAAACAAGCCGCGGCATTGGAAGGCTCAAAAACTTTTGCCAAAGAAATAATGGCTCAGGCAAAAGTGCCGACTGCCCAATATCAAACGGTGACCAACGAATCAGAGGCGTTATCCGCGTTGGAAGGGCGCTCGTTACCAATCGTCATCAAGGCCGATGGGTTAGCGGCCGGTAAAGGGGTCGTGATTGCCGAAAGTTTGGCGGATGGGCTAGCAGCCGTTCGACGGTTCTTTAAACAAGGGCGCCGCCAGATTCTGATCGAGGATTACCTAGTTGGTGAAGAATTCTCGTTAATGGCATTAGTGGCCGATAATCAAGTTTATCCGTTGCCGATTGCCCAAGACCATAAGCGGGCTTTTGAAGGTGATCGAGGGCCGAATACTGGCGGGATGGGTGCTTATTGCCCAGTCCCGCAAATTAGTGACCAAATGGTGCAAACGGCAGTTGAAACGATTATCAAACCGATGGTCGCAACGATGGCCGCTAACGGCACACCATTTACCGGCGTTTTATACGCGGGGCTAATTGCGACCGCAACGGGCATCAAAGTGATTGAATTTAACGTGCGTTTTGGTGATCCAGAAACGCAAGTCGTGCTACCGCGCTTGCAGAGCGATCTAGCGCAAGTCTTTCAGCAATTATTAACCCATCAGCAACCGATTCTGGATTGGCAAGCAGCTGGGGTGACGTTGGGGGTTGTGGTGGCTGCTAAAGGTTATCCAAATCAAGCGCCAGCCATTTTTCAGTTGGCACCAAGCGCCCGTTTTAAAGTGGCTAATAGTCAGTTTAGTTTTGCCGGTGTGGCAGCGACCACTGGGGGCTTAATGAGTAGTGGGGGCCGTTTATATACAGCCGTTTATACGGCACCCACTATGGCGCAAGCACGGGTTCAGATCGAAGCGGACTTACAATCGGTGGCCAATCCGCAAAGTTTTTATCGCCGGGATATTGGGTTTAAAAGTCAAATATAG